A window from Flavobacterium gyeonganense encodes these proteins:
- a CDS encoding helix-turn-helix domain-containing protein, which yields MSQIISHHKGKGFNDYINDLKIDYIITLLKEDRKIRNYTNTALAEEAGFSTTQRFVHAFKANTKMPPSYFIEELKNGMYKTSEEI from the coding sequence TTGTCTCAGATTATTTCCCATCACAAAGGCAAAGGCTTTAATGACTATATCAACGACCTGAAAATCGATTATATCATTACCTTGCTGAAAGAAGACCGAAAGATCCGGAATTATACCAATACTGCCTTAGCAGAAGAAGCGGGCTTTAGTACTACGCAACGCTTTGTTCATGCTTTTAAAGCCAATACCAAAATGCCTCCTTCTTATTTTATCGAAGAGCTTAAAAATGGGATGTATAAAACTAGTGAAGAAATTTAA
- the tpx gene encoding thiol peroxidase, which yields MASITLGGNPVHTSGELPAVGSQLADFKLVQNDLSVASLSNFAGKKLVLNIFPSVDTGTCATSVRKFNESAGNLDNTTVLCISRDLPFAQKRFCGAEGLENVINLSDFQDGSFGKTNGLDIIDGPLKGLLSRAIIVVDENGKVVHTEQVAEIANEPNYEAALAAL from the coding sequence ATGGCTTCAATAACTTTAGGAGGAAATCCGGTTCATACATCAGGCGAATTGCCGGCAGTTGGTTCACAATTAGCTGATTTCAAATTAGTACAAAATGATTTATCAGTAGCTTCATTAAGCAACTTTGCTGGTAAAAAATTAGTTTTAAACATCTTCCCAAGTGTTGATACAGGAACTTGTGCTACTTCTGTTAGGAAATTCAACGAAAGTGCCGGTAATTTAGATAACACAACTGTTTTGTGTATTTCAAGAGATTTGCCTTTTGCTCAAAAACGTTTTTGTGGCGCTGAAGGTTTAGAAAATGTAATAAATTTATCCGATTTTCAGGATGGTTCTTTTGGAAAAACAAATGGTTTAGACATCATTGACGGACCTTTAAAAGGTTTACTTTCAAGAGCTATCATTGTAGTGGACGAGAACGGAAAGGTCGTTCATACTGAACAAGTTGCTGAAATCGCAAACGAACCAAATTACGAAGCTGCTTTAGCAGCATTATAA
- a CDS encoding DNA translocase FtsK has protein sequence MAKTKKETLDKKSESKNETKRSWKLSKQQKIVFGCLLVLFSIALLVAFVSFYINGQWQTDQSAVSHLDDRTEVVQNWLGKFGAYLADLIVYKGFGIASFVFVRLFFLTGMFLALELSINKLKNTWFWDLFAIIIVSILFGFFATSAPELGGTIGYELNLFLQDYIGKTGTLLTLLFGLIVYLIFKIKVSPDKIQSYFDSTKNELKSELKAVKTAQQEPESAYNLEEFAIEEEDPELDNIHLKTVDSQFEINKEALKPTISHASEIDLNPILKPVEMNINPVTETPVQHNEEFVIEKAEEEDIIEENLASRLVADFGLFDPTLDLSNYKFPTIDLLKEYSTGGITINQEELEENKNKIVDTLRNYKIEIAQIKATVGPSVTLYEIVPEAGIRISKIKSLEDDIALSLSALGIRIIAPIPGKGTIGIEVPNKTPTMVSMKSVIGSAKFQEAEMELPIALGKTISNETFVVDLAKMPHLLMAGATGQGKSVGLNAVLTSLLYKKHPAEVKFVLVDPKKVELTLFNKIERHYLAKLPDTEDAIITDNAKVVNTLNSLCTEMDNRYSLLKDAMVRNIKEYNEKFKSRKLNPEAGHRFLPYIVLVVDEFADLIMTAGKEVEIPIARLAQLARAIGIHLIIATQRPSVNVITGLIKANFPARIAFRVTSKIDSRTILDTQGADQLIGRGDLLYSNGNDVIRVQCAFIDTPEVEKITDFIGSQKAYATAYLLPEFVGEETGINLDMDISERDTLFREAAEIIVNAQQGSASLLQRKLKLGYNRAGRLIDQLEAAGIVGPFEGSKARNVNILDLSALDQFFNNEQN, from the coding sequence ATGGCAAAAACAAAAAAAGAAACTTTAGACAAAAAAAGCGAATCAAAAAACGAAACTAAAAGATCCTGGAAGTTATCCAAACAACAAAAAATTGTTTTTGGATGTCTTTTGGTATTATTTTCCATTGCATTACTAGTTGCATTTGTTTCTTTTTACATCAACGGCCAATGGCAGACAGATCAAAGTGCTGTTAGTCATTTGGATGACCGTACTGAAGTGGTGCAAAACTGGCTCGGAAAATTCGGTGCCTACCTTGCCGATTTAATCGTATATAAGGGTTTCGGAATAGCTTCATTTGTTTTTGTACGTTTATTTTTCCTTACCGGAATGTTTCTGGCATTGGAACTTTCAATCAATAAACTCAAAAACACCTGGTTTTGGGATTTATTTGCTATTATAATTGTTTCAATACTTTTTGGTTTTTTTGCCACATCAGCTCCCGAATTAGGAGGAACAATTGGGTATGAACTTAATTTATTCCTTCAGGACTATATAGGAAAAACAGGCACTTTACTCACGCTGCTTTTCGGATTAATTGTTTATTTGATTTTCAAAATAAAAGTATCCCCTGATAAAATTCAGTCTTATTTTGATTCTACTAAAAATGAATTAAAATCAGAATTAAAAGCTGTAAAAACCGCTCAGCAAGAACCTGAAAGTGCTTATAACCTGGAAGAATTTGCTATTGAGGAAGAAGATCCTGAATTGGACAATATCCACCTTAAAACCGTTGACTCTCAATTCGAAATCAACAAAGAAGCTTTAAAACCAACTATATCCCACGCATCAGAAATTGATTTAAATCCAATTTTAAAGCCGGTTGAAATGAATATAAATCCGGTAACAGAAACACCTGTTCAGCATAACGAAGAGTTTGTTATTGAAAAAGCTGAAGAAGAGGATATTATCGAAGAAAATCTAGCTTCTCGTTTGGTTGCTGATTTCGGTTTATTTGATCCTACTTTGGATTTATCCAATTATAAATTCCCAACGATCGATTTATTAAAAGAATACTCGACTGGGGGAATTACCATTAATCAGGAAGAATTAGAAGAAAATAAAAATAAAATTGTAGATACACTTCGTAACTACAAAATTGAAATTGCACAGATAAAAGCAACCGTTGGACCATCGGTAACTTTATACGAAATTGTACCGGAAGCCGGAATCAGAATTTCTAAAATTAAGAGTTTAGAAGATGATATCGCTTTATCTTTATCAGCATTAGGAATTCGTATTATTGCGCCAATTCCAGGAAAAGGAACTATTGGTATCGAAGTCCCTAACAAGACTCCTACTATGGTCTCCATGAAAAGCGTTATCGGATCAGCTAAATTTCAGGAAGCTGAAATGGAACTTCCAATTGCGCTGGGTAAAACAATCTCAAATGAAACTTTTGTTGTCGATTTAGCTAAAATGCCACACCTTTTGATGGCTGGTGCTACAGGACAAGGAAAATCAGTTGGATTAAACGCCGTTTTAACTTCGCTTTTATACAAAAAACATCCTGCTGAAGTAAAATTTGTTCTGGTCGATCCGAAAAAAGTTGAACTTACGCTTTTCAATAAAATTGAAAGACATTATTTAGCCAAACTTCCGGATACAGAAGATGCCATTATTACAGACAATGCAAAAGTGGTCAACACGTTAAATTCACTTTGTACCGAAATGGACAACCGTTATTCTTTATTAAAAGATGCGATGGTTCGTAACATTAAAGAATACAATGAAAAATTCAAATCCAGAAAATTAAATCCGGAAGCAGGTCACCGATTCCTGCCTTATATTGTTTTAGTAGTAGATGAGTTCGCCGATTTGATTATGACTGCAGGTAAAGAGGTCGAAATTCCTATTGCGCGTCTGGCCCAGTTAGCACGTGCGATTGGTATTCACTTAATTATTGCGACACAGAGACCTTCTGTAAACGTTATTACTGGTCTGATTAAAGCGAATTTCCCTGCCAGAATTGCTTTCAGGGTTACTTCAAAAATTGACTCAAGAACCATTCTGGACACACAAGGAGCTGATCAGTTAATTGGACGTGGAGATTTATTATACTCCAATGGAAATGATGTGATTCGTGTTCAGTGTGCCTTCATTGATACTCCTGAGGTCGAAAAAATAACAGATTTTATTGGCTCACAAAAAGCATACGCCACAGCTTATTTGCTTCCTGAGTTTGTTGGAGAGGAAACTGGCATCAATCTTGATATGGATATTTCTGAAAGAGATACTTTATTTAGAGAAGCAGCGGAAATTATTGTCAATGCACAACAAGGTTCAGCTTCATTATTACAAAGAAAACTAAAATTAGGCTACAACAGGGCAGGCCGTTTAATCGATCAGCTGGAAGCAGCCGGAATTGTTGGCCCTTTTGAAGGCAGTAAAGCCCGTAATGTAAATATCCTAGATTTAAGTGCTCTTGATCAATTTTTTAATAATGAACAAAATTAA
- a CDS encoding glycoside hydrolase family 3 protein — translation MKLTAEALRQRIGQFFFPAVFINDTEENIQETERLIRDYNIGGLTFFHSRASAATNYESKQKIIFNDDSYEKIKALIVRYQKAASTPLLISIDAEWGLAMRIEKTPQYPYAITLGALPENQSSLVYEVGKQIGLDLKAAGIHYNLAPLADINNNPNNPVIGYRSFGENKEKVACFAVEYLNGMSEVGILGCLKHFPGHGNTNVDSHLGLPVLKETLEELLENELYPFIKGIENNVDSIMIGHLAVPSLNDGKDTSATLSKPIIQDLLREKLGYNGLVISDALNMHSVSKLYETKGQLEWEAFNAGNDVLCFAENVPEGIEAIFKNASPDRIFESYERIRKAKEKVGLFSNETFTSGELNFENASKLNLEIAQNAITKIIDNGISNLVIEAHKNNTLAKLSLYKNTENTFFKTLNTTLPSPEFAFESLEDSDISSIKKHLENFETIIISLFVPKAKPANNFEIDNEVLELLSDLLQTKKCIVYVFGNPYVLPIIPNLKKAFGLIQVYQEFEEFQKTAGIQFLEKNTLNGILPVNIDIQ, via the coding sequence ATGAAACTGACAGCCGAAGCATTACGACAAAGAATAGGACAATTTTTCTTCCCAGCCGTTTTTATCAACGATACGGAAGAAAATATTCAGGAAACAGAACGCCTTATAAGAGACTATAATATTGGCGGACTGACCTTTTTCCACAGTCGTGCAAGCGCTGCAACGAATTACGAAAGCAAACAGAAAATTATTTTTAACGATGACAGCTACGAAAAAATCAAAGCGCTGATTGTACGTTATCAAAAAGCAGCTTCTACCCCACTTTTAATCAGCATTGATGCGGAATGGGGTCTGGCCATGCGTATCGAAAAAACACCGCAATATCCATATGCCATTACGCTTGGTGCTCTGCCTGAAAACCAATCAAGTTTAGTTTATGAAGTTGGAAAACAAATCGGTTTAGATTTAAAAGCAGCCGGCATTCATTATAATTTAGCACCTTTGGCAGACATCAATAACAACCCAAATAATCCGGTTATTGGGTATCGTTCTTTTGGAGAAAACAAAGAAAAAGTAGCCTGTTTTGCGGTTGAATATCTAAATGGAATGTCGGAAGTTGGTATTTTAGGATGTCTGAAACACTTTCCCGGACACGGAAATACGAATGTCGATTCGCATTTAGGATTGCCTGTTTTAAAGGAAACTTTAGAAGAATTATTAGAAAATGAATTATATCCGTTCATTAAAGGAATTGAAAATAATGTCGATTCGATAATGATTGGACATTTGGCTGTTCCGAGTTTAAATGACGGGAAAGATACTTCGGCAACTTTATCAAAACCGATTATTCAGGATCTTTTGCGTGAGAAATTAGGTTATAACGGTTTAGTAATTTCTGATGCATTAAACATGCATAGCGTTTCTAAATTGTATGAGACAAAAGGCCAGCTGGAATGGGAAGCTTTCAACGCCGGAAACGATGTTTTATGCTTCGCCGAAAATGTGCCTGAAGGAATTGAAGCCATCTTTAAAAACGCTTCTCCAGACCGTATTTTTGAAAGCTATGAAAGAATTAGAAAAGCCAAAGAAAAAGTGGGATTATTTTCGAATGAAACTTTTACTTCAGGCGAATTGAATTTCGAAAATGCTTCTAAATTAAATCTTGAAATCGCTCAAAACGCCATTACCAAAATCATTGATAACGGAATTTCTAATTTAGTTATTGAAGCTCATAAAAACAACACATTAGCAAAACTAAGTTTATATAAGAATACCGAAAACACATTTTTCAAAACTTTAAATACAACATTACCTTCTCCGGAATTTGCTTTTGAAAGTTTAGAGGATTCTGACATTTCTTCAATAAAAAAACATTTAGAAAACTTCGAAACCATTATCATTTCATTATTTGTTCCGAAAGCAAAACCAGCGAATAATTTTGAAATTGATAATGAAGTTTTAGAATTGCTTTCTGATTTGCTTCAAACCAAAAAATGCATCGTGTATGTTTTCGGAAATCCATACGTTTTACCCATAATTCCGAATCTTAAAAAAGCTTTCGGATTAATTCAGGTGTATCAGGAATTTGAGGAATTTCAAAAAACAGCAGGTATTCAATTTTTAGAAAAAAATACTCTCAATGGAATTTTACCTGTAAATATTGATATTCAATAA
- a CDS encoding thioredoxin family protein — translation MLIDLNEDTLADLVAKDEKVVVQYSASWCGNCRIMKPKFKKLATENEAITFVLVDAENAPESRKLANVSNLPTFATFVNGQLVGETQTNKQEVLIDLVNAIA, via the coding sequence ATGTTAATCGACTTAAACGAAGATACGTTAGCAGATTTAGTTGCTAAAGACGAAAAAGTAGTAGTACAATATTCAGCTTCATGGTGTGGGAATTGCCGTATTATGAAACCAAAATTCAAAAAATTAGCAACAGAAAATGAAGCTATCACTTTTGTTTTGGTTGATGCAGAAAATGCTCCTGAATCAAGAAAACTAGCCAATGTAAGCAACCTGCCTACTTTCGCTACTTTCGTAAACGGACAATTAGTTGGCGAAACCCAAACCAACAAACAAGAAGTTTTGATCGATCTTGTAAACGCAATTGCTTAA
- a CDS encoding LolA family protein has protein sequence MKIKIQEITNNSIMKMSKKYLQVAILLLLSITSVQAQDKKAKDLLNQVTAKIKSYNNISIDFKYSLNNSKENINQDSKGNVIMKGNQYVLNFMGVTKIFDGQKTYTIVPEDEEVTISKVNEKDDNAITPSKMLTFFNSGYKYTMDIVQNVKGRKIQYIKLVPTSGKDQRKEILLGIDAQTKHIYNLIETGKNGTKTTLTVNSFKTNQPLSKNQFTFVASKYPKYYINKLD, from the coding sequence ATGAAAATTAAAATTCAGGAAATCACAAACAATTCTATTATGAAAATGAGTAAAAAGTATCTGCAAGTAGCCATTTTATTGCTTTTGAGTATTACTTCTGTTCAGGCTCAGGATAAAAAAGCCAAGGATTTATTGAACCAGGTAACCGCCAAAATTAAAAGCTATAATAATATTTCTATCGATTTTAAATATTCCTTAAATAATTCAAAAGAAAACATCAATCAGGACAGCAAAGGAAATGTGATCATGAAAGGCAATCAATATGTATTGAATTTCATGGGGGTTACTAAAATATTTGACGGCCAAAAAACATACACAATTGTACCTGAAGATGAAGAGGTTACCATTTCTAAAGTAAACGAAAAGGATGACAATGCGATTACCCCTTCAAAAATGCTCACTTTTTTTAATTCCGGATACAAGTACACTATGGATATTGTACAAAATGTCAAAGGAAGAAAAATTCAATATATTAAATTAGTACCCACCAGCGGAAAAGACCAAAGGAAGGAAATTCTTTTAGGCATTGATGCTCAGACAAAACACATTTATAATTTGATTGAGACAGGAAAAAACGGAACAAAAACAACTTTAACCGTTAATTCTTTTAAAACCAATCAGCCTTTATCAAAAAATCAATTTACCTTTGTAGCGAGTAAATATCCAAAGTACTACATCAATAAATTAGATTAA
- a CDS encoding peroxiredoxin, with translation MSLVGKKFPSIAVDAISEMGDNLKINIFEEAVNNNKKVLLFWYPKDFTFVCPTELHAFQAALPEFEKRNTIVIGASCDTNEVHFAWLNTPKNNGGIEGVTYPILADTNRNLANILGILDIESTSYSEDTDSVIIEGSNVTYRATYLIDETGKIFHESVNDMPLGRNVNEYLRMVDAYTHIQTKGEVCPANWEAGKEAMSADRVSTAEYLSAN, from the coding sequence ATGTCTTTAGTAGGAAAAAAATTCCCAAGTATTGCAGTAGATGCTATCTCAGAAATGGGTGATAACTTAAAAATCAACATCTTTGAAGAAGCAGTAAATAACAACAAAAAAGTACTATTATTCTGGTATCCAAAAGATTTTACTTTTGTATGTCCAACTGAATTACACGCCTTTCAAGCTGCATTGCCAGAATTCGAAAAAAGAAATACTATCGTAATCGGAGCTTCTTGCGACACAAACGAAGTACACTTTGCCTGGTTAAACACTCCAAAAAACAATGGTGGAATCGAAGGTGTTACTTACCCAATCTTAGCAGATACTAACCGTAACTTAGCTAATATTTTAGGAATTCTTGACATCGAATCTACAAGCTACAGCGAAGATACTGATTCAGTTATCATCGAAGGTTCAAATGTAACTTACAGAGCAACTTATCTAATTGACGAGACTGGAAAAATCTTCCACGAAAGTGTAAACGATATGCCATTAGGACGTAACGTAAACGAATACTTAAGAATGGTTGACGCTTACACACACATCCAGACTAAAGGTGAAGTTTGTCCTGCAAACTGGGAAGCTGGTAAAGAAGCAATGTCTGCTGACAGAGTTAGTACTGCTGAATACTTAAGCGCAAACTAA
- the ribB gene encoding 3,4-dihydroxy-2-butanone-4-phosphate synthase, translated as MSTKIQLNTIEEAIEDIRQGKVIIVVDDEDRENEGDFLAAAEKTTPEMINFMATHGRGLICTPLTESRCKELDLRPMVTNNTDHMETAFTVSIDLKGNGVTTGISASDRAKTVLSLVDPNTKPHELARPGHIFPLVAKQGGVLRRTGHTEAAIDFARLAGFKSAGVICEILNEDGTMARLPQLVEVAKKFNLKLVSIEDLVAYRMQHDSLIVKKEDFDIETRFGTFRLRAYEQTTNKQIHIALTKGTWNLGESILTRIHSSQVNNDLLGTLTNNVDQQLDDMFKIINEDGKGAVVFINQDMTAVNLLNRISELKALQAEGTMKAPKVVIDTKDYGIGAQILHDLDISKIRLVSNTQQTKRVGMIGYGLEITEYVNY; from the coding sequence ATGTCAACAAAAATACAATTAAATACCATTGAGGAAGCTATAGAAGATATTCGTCAGGGTAAAGTCATCATTGTTGTCGATGATGAAGATCGTGAAAACGAAGGTGATTTTTTGGCTGCAGCCGAGAAAACAACTCCTGAAATGATCAACTTTATGGCTACTCACGGACGTGGCTTAATTTGCACCCCTCTTACCGAAAGCCGTTGTAAAGAACTAGATTTACGACCAATGGTAACTAACAATACAGATCATATGGAAACTGCTTTTACCGTTTCAATTGATTTAAAAGGCAATGGAGTTACTACAGGGATTTCAGCATCAGACAGGGCAAAAACAGTTTTATCGTTAGTAGACCCCAATACGAAACCACATGAATTAGCCCGTCCAGGACATATTTTCCCTTTAGTTGCCAAGCAAGGAGGCGTTCTAAGAAGAACAGGACATACAGAAGCAGCTATAGATTTTGCAAGATTAGCCGGTTTTAAATCTGCAGGTGTTATTTGTGAAATTCTAAACGAAGACGGAACAATGGCACGTTTGCCGCAATTGGTTGAAGTGGCTAAAAAATTCAATTTAAAATTAGTTTCTATTGAGGATCTGGTAGCATACAGAATGCAGCACGACAGCCTGATTGTTAAAAAAGAAGATTTTGATATCGAAACCCGTTTTGGAACCTTCAGACTGAGAGCTTACGAGCAGACTACCAATAAACAAATACACATTGCCCTGACTAAAGGAACATGGAATTTAGGTGAATCCATTTTAACGCGTATTCATTCCTCTCAGGTTAATAACGACTTGCTTGGTACTTTAACCAACAATGTCGATCAGCAATTAGATGATATGTTTAAGATCATCAATGAAGATGGAAAAGGAGCTGTTGTTTTTATTAATCAGGACATGACTGCTGTCAATCTTTTAAACCGTATTTCGGAATTAAAAGCTTTACAGGCAGAAGGCACCATGAAAGCGCCAAAAGTAGTTATTGATACAAAAGATTACGGAATAGGAGCTCAAATTTTGCACGATCTCGATATTTCCAAAATCAGATTAGTTTCTAATACCCAGCAAACCAAACGTGTTGGTATGATCGGTTACGGATTAGAAATTACAGAATATGTAAACTATTAA
- a CDS encoding SdpA family antimicrobial peptide system protein — MQKSKLLNGKSYFLTFAVCSIFTFVFIAGVFLYTVHENPIKLNINLENKLFTFVPQGWAFFTRNPREAQIVIYQKTADNKFEEISQRHSSHNNLFGLKRKASKILSELQFIKREINDSLYQNTMWSYQEKIYSKLPLEVISVQNQMEDPILCGEYIVIYQKAVPWAWSRSLHRIKMPAKIIRLNIQCNDREN, encoded by the coding sequence ATGCAGAAAAGTAAGTTACTTAATGGCAAGAGTTATTTTTTAACTTTTGCCGTTTGTTCCATTTTTACATTTGTATTTATTGCCGGGGTTTTTCTTTACACGGTGCATGAGAACCCTATAAAACTAAATATAAATTTAGAAAATAAACTTTTTACTTTTGTACCCCAGGGCTGGGCTTTTTTTACAAGAAATCCAAGAGAGGCGCAAATTGTGATTTACCAGAAAACCGCCGACAATAAATTTGAAGAAATTTCACAAAGGCATTCCTCTCACAATAATTTATTTGGACTTAAAAGAAAAGCTTCAAAAATATTGTCTGAATTACAATTCATTAAAAGGGAAATAAATGACAGCCTTTATCAGAATACGATGTGGAGCTATCAGGAAAAAATATATTCTAAATTGCCTTTGGAAGTAATTTCAGTACAAAATCAGATGGAAGACCCGATATTGTGTGGTGAATATATAGTAATCTATCAAAAGGCGGTGCCATGGGCTTGGAGTAGATCTTTACACAGAATAAAAATGCCTGCAAAAATAATTCGTCTTAACATACAATGCAATGATCGAGAAAATTAA
- a CDS encoding DUF6952 family protein has translation MKLPVIKHLTQFIEENDQDYIIETIEVLEAMTEIPSLKDEELDVIGELISNMYGALEVQKLVAQGTDKKEALNTFMKRVLGSIDK, from the coding sequence ATGAAATTACCAGTAATAAAACATTTAACACAATTCATCGAAGAAAACGATCAGGATTATATCATCGAAACGATTGAGGTCCTAGAAGCGATGACTGAAATTCCTTCTCTAAAAGACGAAGAATTAGACGTAATCGGCGAATTGATTTCAAATATGTATGGTGCTCTTGAAGTACAAAAATTAGTTGCTCAGGGAACTGATAAAAAAGAAGCTTTAAATACGTTCATGAAACGTGTTTTAGGATCTATCGATAAATAA
- a CDS encoding diacylglycerol kinase, whose translation MEFQKDNTFVKGRLKSVTYAFKGALKLITTEHSVMVQFSLGILMTIGGFYFDISHEEWLFQIFAIGLVLSVEGLNTAVEKVADFIHPSYHEKIGFIKDIAAGAVFFAAMTAIAIGLIIYIPKFI comes from the coding sequence ATGGAATTTCAAAAAGATAATACTTTTGTTAAAGGCCGACTTAAAAGCGTAACATACGCTTTTAAGGGCGCTTTAAAACTGATAACTACCGAGCATAGTGTCATGGTACAATTTTCACTTGGGATACTAATGACTATTGGCGGTTTTTATTTTGATATTTCCCATGAGGAGTGGCTTTTTCAGATTTTCGCAATTGGTCTTGTGCTTAGTGTAGAAGGACTGAACACAGCCGTAGAAAAAGTTGCCGATTTTATTCACCCAAGTTATCACGAGAAAATCGGATTTATTAAAGATATTGCTGCCGGAGCAGTATTTTTTGCCGCAATGACAGCAATAGCAATAGGCTTGATTATTTATATACCAAAATTTATATAG
- a CDS encoding GNAT family N-acetyltransferase produces MTLKRTNSDDIDFINLVALLDQDLAIRDGEDHAFYNQYNKTDKIKHTIVYYEDGIPVGCGAFREKEPGTTEIKRMYVHPDHRKKGIASAILKELEIWAKEVGYNYTILETGKNQPEAINLYQKLNYTIIPNYPPYEKMDNSVCMKKTL; encoded by the coding sequence ATGACTTTAAAAAGAACAAACTCAGACGATATCGACTTTATAAATCTGGTTGCTTTATTAGATCAGGATTTAGCAATTAGAGATGGTGAAGATCATGCGTTTTACAATCAGTATAATAAAACGGATAAAATAAAACACACAATCGTTTACTATGAGGACGGAATTCCGGTTGGCTGTGGCGCTTTCCGCGAAAAAGAACCCGGCACAACCGAGATTAAAAGAATGTATGTGCATCCGGATCATCGAAAAAAAGGAATCGCATCGGCGATTCTAAAAGAATTGGAAATCTGGGCAAAAGAAGTTGGTTATAACTATACGATTCTTGAAACCGGAAAAAACCAGCCCGAAGCCATCAACTTATATCAAAAATTAAATTATACCATAATACCCAATTATCCGCCTTACGAAAAAATGGATAATAGTGTCTGCATGAAAAAGACTTTATAA
- a CDS encoding acyl-CoA thioesterase: MGTLEERIIKSETRIFKAVFPSTTNHYDTLFGGTALHLMDEVAFICATRFSRKKVVTISTGQIDFKKAIPAGTLIELVAKVISVGRTSCKIHVDIFMEQMYSELRETVVSGTFSFVAVDENKKPTPILDDLE, translated from the coding sequence ATGGGAACTTTAGAAGAAAGAATTATAAAATCCGAAACCCGTATTTTTAAAGCTGTTTTTCCGAGTACGACCAATCATTATGATACCTTATTTGGAGGGACGGCACTTCATCTCATGGATGAAGTTGCTTTTATTTGTGCTACAAGATTCAGCAGAAAAAAAGTGGTAACCATTTCAACCGGTCAAATTGATTTTAAAAAAGCAATACCGGCCGGAACTTTAATCGAATTAGTTGCAAAAGTAATCAGTGTAGGAAGAACAAGCTGTAAAATTCATGTTGATATTTTCATGGAACAGATGTATTCTGAACTTCGCGAAACGGTAGTTTCAGGAACTTTTTCATTTGTTGCGGTTGATGAAAACAAAAAACCAACACCGATTTTAGACGATTTAGAATAA